One part of the Aspergillus luchuensis IFO 4308 DNA, chromosome 5, nearly complete sequence genome encodes these proteins:
- a CDS encoding uncharacterized protein (TransMembrane:2 (o14-33i144-161o)), translated as MRVLLPFGHLLRRFLLAGLIASIVTSAYLDAFLRGLHSNLFRRSLPASLATAPQGAVGYYQPPPGPAVTYPYRVLTTSAPSDEETAATTVTGTSIPTEIKQGSSKDGSNGLNEPRKNIAIMSGTVTGTQVIMEATQAATANRDMTLTSVGFLLSILLGILHL; from the exons ATGCGAGTCCTACTTCCTTTCGGCCACCTGCTGCGCAGATTTCTACTTGCCGGTTTGATAGCGAGCATCGTCACCTCGGCGTATCTCGACGCGTTTTTACGCGGCCTGCACTCGAACTTGTTCAGAAGGAGCCTCCCAGCATCTCTTGCAACAGCGCCTCAAGGCGCGGTAGGCTACTATCAGCCACCCCCAGGTCCTGCTGTCACCTATCCCTACCGGGTCTTAACAACTTCCGCACCATCAGATGAAGAAACGGCGGCAACGACAGTAACCGGTACAAGTATACCGACAGAAATCAAACAAGGATCATCGAAAGATGGAAGCAATGGCTTAAACGA GCCACGGAAGAACATTGCGATTATGTCGGGGACGGTGACTGGAACACAGGTGATCATGGAAGCAACACAAGCTGCGACAGCAAATAGGGATATGACCTTAACTTCAGTCGGCTTCTTGCTTTCCATTTTGCTGGGTATACTGCACCTGTGA
- a CDS encoding NAD(P)H-dependent flavin oxidoreductase (COG:S;~EggNog:ENOG410PIPT;~InterPro:IPR013785,IPR004136;~PFAM:PF03060,PF00478;~go_function: GO:0003824 - catalytic activity [Evidence IEA];~go_function: GO:0018580 - nitronate monooxygenase activity [Evidence IEA];~go_process: GO:0055114 - oxidation-reduction process [Evidence IEA]), with the protein MSLQTPLCSLLKIQHPVLLAGMARASGAPLAAAVSNAGGLGTVGGLGYTPEQLSEILTELKSLLKDPSLPFGVDLALPQVGGGARATNHDYTHGQLDQLIDVVISHGAKLFVCAVGVPPERVIKRLHDAGILIMNMVGAPKHAEKAFKLGVDIVCAQGGEGGGHTGDIPFSVLVPAVVDVARKYKSPLTGQPALVVAAGGVNDGRSLAAALMLGAAGVWVGTRFVASEESGASRLHKEAVVGAQYGETKRTLVISGRPLRMLPNEYIKEWEKRPEDIARLTAQGIVPIEHDFKNDKDVDVPFLMGDVSAIIQEIKPAGVIVREMVQQAVDMLKKGGSYINGPPSRL; encoded by the coding sequence ATGTCTCTCCAGACCCCCCTTTGCTCATTGCTGAAGATTCAGCACCCAGTCCTGCTGGCAGGCATGGCTCGTGCATCCGGAGCACCTCTGGCCGCCGCAGTCTCCAACGCAGGTGGTCTGGGAACAGTGGGCGGACTGGGCTATACCCCCGAGCAACTATCCGAAATCCTGACCGAACTCAAATCACTTCTCAAAGACCCTTCGCTACCATTTGGCGTTGATTTGGCCTTGCCGCAGGTCGGCGGAGGAGCACGGGCCACGAACCATGACTACACCCACGGACAGCTGGACCAGCTCATCGACGTGGTTATCTCGCATGGTGCCAAGCTGTTCGTCTGTGCAGTTGGTGTGCCACCGGAGCGGGTCATTAAGCGGCTCCACGACGCAGGCATCCTGATCATGAACATGGTCGGGGCACCCAAGCACGCTGAGAAGGCGTTCAAGCTGGGCGTGGATATCGTTTGTGCACAAGgaggtgagggaggtggcCATACGGGCGATATTCCGTTTTCAGTGCTCGTaccggcggtggtggatgtggcgAGGAAGTATAAGAGCCCGTTGACGGGACAGCCTGcgttggttgttgctgccggTGGTGTCAATGATGGCCGGAGCTTGGCTGCGGCATTAATGCTGGGCGCCGCGGGGGTTTGGGTGGGAACTAGGTTTGTTGCTTCGGAGGAAAGTGGTGCGAGTCGCTTGCATAAGGAGGCTGTTGTTGGTGCGCAGTATGGAGAGACGAAACGGACGCTAGTCATCTCTGGGAGGCCGCTGCGCATGCTTCCTAATGAATATATCAAGGAGTGGGAGAAGCGCCCCGAAGACATTGCTAGATTGACAGCTCAAGGTATCGTTCCTATTGAGCATGACTTCAAGAACGATAAAGATGTCGATGTGCCGTTTTTGATGGGCGATGTTTCGGCCATTATTCAGGAGATCAAACCTGCTGGTGTGATTGTCCGAGAGATGGTCCAGCAGGCTGTAGATATGCTGAAGAAGGGAGGATCCTATATTAACGGTCCGCCGAGTAGACTTTGA
- a CDS encoding DNA-directed DNA polymerase delta subunit POL31 (BUSCO:EOG09263CUU;~COG:L;~EggNog:ENOG410PFYC;~InterPro:IPR041863,IPR007185,IPR024826,IPR040663;~PFAM:PF18018,PF04042;~go_function: GO:0003677 - DNA binding [Evidence IEA];~go_process: GO:0006260 - DNA replication [Evidence IEA]) → MASSDEFLRPPSNEEFDAITRVPSHYHSLDTFRLGSGQDRHYQQQYGDMYFLRLAKLKPAVEEIAVEAWEGFSIAGENARRVERVLDVRQGELCWVAGTIYMDMPLKPNILDDLTKENYTLAPPPRPTYQDPAHPELTQIMLEDESGRLRLTGSMLRNTQLCTGAIIAVLGTENANGDFEVIDTKVPDLPQQPRRWGNDTLDAPKGASKGKIAFVSGLGITGTSSDTLALELLADYLLGYTGGASEGALPDASAITRLIIAGNSIGASMTTDVNADSSTKKRTGPKKYGYDASAYNASPITRLDSFLAEILPSMPVTLMPGESDPANFSLPQQGIHRAMFPQARAYCAPPPAGDNKQEPSWFDSVTNPWEGDVEGWRLWGSSGQNVDDILRYLNFADEEGNVADGAGDIEARMRVMEAMLRWRCGVPTAPDTLWSYPFQTHDPFVIQTCPHIFFAGNQPQFKTAVIEGDAPLKLNGADTEMTGTDDDNTSGPRVRLLSIPKFKETGELVLVDTETLEVEVVKFSTFAGQQEQQ, encoded by the exons ATGGCAAGCAGCGACGAGTTCCTGCGCCCTCCCAG CAATGAAGAATTTGACGCAATCACTCGTGTACCCTCGCATTATCATTCTCTAGATACATTTCGACTGGGAAGCGGCCAGGATCGGCATTACCAGCAGCAATATGGCGACATGTACTTCTTGCGACTGGCGAAACTCAAGCCCGCGGTTGAAGAGATTGCAGTCGAAGCATGGGAAGGTTTCAGT ATCGCTGGAGAAAATGCGCGCCGCGTGGAAAGAGTCCTCGACGTGAGGCAGGGAGAACTATGCTGGGTCGCAGGAACGATATATATGGATATGCCATTGAAGCCCAATATTTTGGACGATCTTACGAAAGAG AACTATACGTTAGCACCACCTCCGCGACCGACCTACCAAGATCCTGCTCATCCGGAGTTAACACAAATCATGTTGGAAGATGAGTCCGGCCGACTGCGCCTGACTGGAAGCATGCTCCGGAATACGCAGCTATGTACAGGAGCTATCATTGCAGTCCTGGGAACAGAGAACGCCAACGGAGACTTCGAGGTTATAGATACCAAAGTGCCTGATTTACCGCAACAGCCCCGCAGATGGGGAAATGATACACTGGACGCACCAAAGGGAGCCAGCAAGGGTAAGATTGCATTTGTGAGTGGTCTAGGGATTACCGGAACTTCGAGCGATACTCTTGCTTTGGAACTTCTGGCAGATTATTTGCTTGGTTATACCGGTGGTGCTTCTGAAGGAGCACTACCTGATGCTTCTGCAATCACAAGGTTGATTATCGCGGGAAACTCGATCGGAGCAAGTATGACTACGGACGTCAACGCCGATAGTTCTACAAAGAAGAGGACCGGTCCGAAGAAGTACGGATACGATGCTTCTGCTTATAATGCATCGCCTATTACACGGCTTGATTCTTTCCTAGCGGAGATCCTGCCTAGTATGCCCGTTACACTAATGCCAGGCGAATCTGACCCGGCaaatttctctctccctcaacAGGGAATCCACCGTGCGATGTTCCCGCAGGCTAGGGCATACTGTGCTCCGCCTCCTGCTGGTGATAACAAGCAAGAGCCAAGTTGGTTCGACAGTGTAACGAACCCGTGGGAAGGGGACGTGGAGGGCTGGCGCCTATGGGGTAGCAGTGGGCAGAACGTGGATGATATCCTCCGGTATCTGAACTTCGccgatgaggaaggaaatgtGGCCGATGGTGCTGGAGATATAGaggcgaggatgagagtTATGGAGGCTATGCTGCGCTGGAGATGTGGAGTTCCCACTGCGCCCGATACTCTAT GGTCCTATCCATTTCAAACGCACGATCCATTCGTTATACAAACTTGCCCACACATCTTCTTTGCCGGCAACCAGCCACAATTCAAGACAGCTGTGATTGAGGGTGATGCCCCACTGAAGCTGAACGGAGCCGACACAGAGATGACAGGCACAGATGACGATAACACATCTGGCCCTCGTGTGCGCCTTCTATCTATACCCAAATTCAAGGAAACCGGAGAATTGGTTTTGGTCGATACCGAGAccctggaggtggaggtggtgaagttTAGTACATTTGCTGGACAACAAGAGCAACAATGA
- a CDS encoding taxilin (COG:Z;~EggNog:ENOG410PK98;~InterPro:IPR026183;~PFAM:PF09728;~go_function: GO:0019905 - syntaxin binding [Evidence IEA]), whose translation MSAAAMSKKNKGKKVADPNETSKLLAAKISQLEQDAAGEKDQEAEIEREVKKATRDLNQLLSNIESPMTRLETVHKKYTELLADMKKLDRDYSKSKKRADQLQKDQDKGKSELNKTVTMKDKLEKLCRELTKENKKVKDENKKLEETEKKARLIVNERLDSLLYDIQDVMAAKGNPRSEKADIDLDEALRAKIKTIGEKFEMRELHYKALLRSKDAEIQCLTAKYEEQRRTAENEAARCRALSSQVSTFSHTEAELRSQLNIYVEKFKQVEDTLNNSNELFLTFRKEMEEMSKKTKRLEKENHTLTRKHDQTNRNILEMAEERTRNHEELEKWRKKSHHLEALCRRMQAQGRGQGLAADLDGDDEGTESEYDEDYEDEEDDEGISDDDYELDSPDGDMNGDRNIPQQPEKPVFGPPPPPNLLEARANGNKAMINGCH comes from the exons AtgtctgctgcagcaatgtcgaaaaagaacaaggggaagaaggtcgcAGACCCCAATGAGACATCTAAGCTCTTGGCTGCCAAAATATCGCAGTTGGAGCAAGATGCCGCTGGAGAAAAGGACCAGGAGGCCGAGATCG AGCGCGAAGTCAAGAAGGCTACGAGGGACCTGAACCAACTCCTTAGCAATATCGAATCTCCGATGACACGGCTCGAGACGGTTCATAAGAAATACACCGAACTACTGGCCGATATGAAGAAGCTAGATCGCGACTACTCCAAAAGCAAGAAGCGGGCCGATCAACTGCAGAAAGATCAGGACAAGGGCAAATCCGAGTTGAACAAAACCGTTACTATGAAGGATAAATTAGAAAAGCTGTGTAGGGAGCTTACCAAGGAAAATAAGAAGGTCAAG GATGAGAACAAGAAGCTTGAGGAGACTGAAAAGAAAGCGCGGCTTATTGTCAACGAACGCCTCGATTCTCTGCTATATGATATTCAAGATGTCATGGCCGCCAAAGGAAACCCCCGCAGTGAGAAGGCGGACATTGACCTAGACGAAGC TTTGCGCGCAAAGATTAAAACTATTGGCGAGAAGTTTGAAATGCGCGAATTACATTACAAGGCACTCCTTCGCAGCAAGGATGCCGAGATACAATGCCTTACCGCCAAGTACGAAGAGCAGCGCCGTACAGCCGAGAATGAAGCCGCTCGTTGTCGTGCTCTGAGCTCCCAGGTCTCTACCTTCTCGCATACCGAAGCCGAACTACGCAGTCAATTAAACATCTACGTGGAAAAGTTCAAGCAG GTGGAGGATACGCtgaacaacagcaacgaGCTTTTTCTTACGTTTCGcaaagaaatggaagagatgTCCAAAAAGACGAAACGGCTAGAGAAGGAAAATCACACCCTCACACGGAAGCACGATCAAACGAACCGCAACATACTcgagatggcggaggagcgCACAAGGAATCATGAGGAGTTAGAAAAGTGGCGCAAGAAAAGCCATCATTTGGAAGCACTCTGTCGTCGCATGCAAGCCCAGGGTCGCGGGCAAGGTCTTGCTGCGGATttggatggagatgacgaggGGACGGAGAGTGAATATGATGAGGActatgaggatgaggaagatgatgaaggaatCAGTGACGATGACTACGAGCTCGACAGTCCGGATGGCGACATGAACGGAGACCGCAATATTCCCCAGCAACCCGAAAAGCCAGTATTCggacctcctccgcccccgAATCTGCTGGAAGCGCGAGCCAACGGAAATAAGGCAATGATCAATGGATGCCACTAA